The following coding sequences lie in one Anguilla rostrata isolate EN2019 chromosome 8, ASM1855537v3, whole genome shotgun sequence genomic window:
- the LOC135261414 gene encoding sodium bicarbonate cotransporter 3-like isoform X2 — MEGAGEGEHVLRGQDDEAVVDHGKTSSTSNTNFEKEELESHRAVYVGVHVPLGKESRHKHRHRGHKHHRKRKEPQEESEDGRDSLAQDTPSQRVQFILGTEDDDEEHVPHELFTELDELSFREGREYEWKETARWLKFEEDVEDGGERWSKPYVATLSLHSLFELRSCILNGTVLLDMRANTIEDIADMIMDSMVASNQLDESLREQVREAILKKHHHQNEKKLSNRIPLVRSLADMGKKHSDPHLLDKNGLVVSPQCAAGNLDNSKAGDCKMSKGGVSRENSTVDFSKVDMNFMRKIPPGAEASNVLVGEVDFLERPIIAFVRLSPAVLLTGLTEVPVPTRFLFLMLGPNGKGAQYHEIGRSMATLMTDEIFHDVAYKAKDRTDLLAGIDEFLDQVTVLPPGEWDPTIRIEPPKNVPSQMKRKIPTLSNGSAAPSETMKEEEHYAGPELQRTGRIFGGLIMDVKRKVPYYWSDIRDALSLQCLASILFLYCACMSPVITFGGLLGEATKGNISAIESLFGASLTGVAFSLFAGQPLTILGSTGPVLVFEKILFKFCKDYGLSYLSLRTSIGLWTAFLCLLLVATDASTLVCYITRFTEEAFAALICIIFIYEALEKLFQLGEVFPINMQNDLDNLTFYTCQCSQPANASAHTLQFWNETGITLESFSWSELNVSMCQHFHGEFTGPACGHHGPFIPDVLFWSIILFFTTFFLSSFLKQFKTERYFPTKVRSTISDFAVFLTIMIMVLVDYLVGVPSPKLNVPDRFEPTSKHRGWLIDPLGENPWWTVLAAFVPALLCTILIFMDQQITAVIINRKEHKLKKGGGYHLDLLVVSLMLGVCSIMGLPWFVAATVLSISHVNSLKVESACSAPGEQPKFLGIREQRVTGLMIFVLMGLSVFMTSVLKFIPMPVLYGVFLYMGASSLKGIQFFDRIKLFGMPAKHQPDLIYLRYVPLWKVHIFTLVQLSCLVMLWVIKASAAAVVFPMMVLALVFIRKLLDFGFTNRELSWLDDLMPESKKKKEDDKKKKEKEAQLMLEEDKEEEVTIPYDGGNPIRIDRQKARSDPSVINISDEVTGARACTAAAMDSDSAAVRRHSASQEKMACVRITVEGDQSEDSLDVETSL, encoded by the exons ATGGAGGGTGCCGGCGAAGGGGAGCATGTGCTGAGG GGACAAGATGATGAGGCAGTTGTTGATCATGGGAAGACCAGCTCCACAAGCAACACAAACTTTGAGAAAGAAGAACTAGAAA GCCACAGGGCTGTGTACGTGGGAGTCCATGTTCCGCTGGGTAAAGAAAGCAGGCACAAGCATCGCCATCGAGGTCACAAGCACCACCGCAAGAGGAAAGAGCCACAAGAGGAGAGCGAGGATGGCAGAGACTCTCTTGCACAGG acacCCCCTCTCAGCGGGTGCAGTTCATCCTGGGCACGGAGGATGATGACGAGGAGCACGTCCCCCACGAGCTCTTCACCGAGCTGGACGAGCTGTCCTTCCGCGAAGGCCGGGAATACGAGTGGAAGGAGACGGCCAg GTGGCTGAAATTCGAGGAGGACGTGGAGGACGGCGGGGAGCGCTGGAGTAAGCCCTACGTGGCCACGCTGTCCCTGCACAGCCTGTTCGAGCTGCGCAGCTGCATCCTCAACGGCACCGTGCTGCTGGATATGAGGGCCAACACTATTGAGGACAtagcag ACATGATCATGGACAGCATGGTGGCGTCCAATCAGCTGGACGAGTCCCTGAGGGAGCAGGTGCGGGAGGCCATCTTGAAGAAGCACCACCACCAGAACGAGAAGAAGCTGAGCAATCGCATCCCGCTCGTGCGCTCCCTGGCTGACATGGGCAAGAAGCACTCTGACCCCCACCTGCTGGACAAAAACG GGCTGGTGGTCTCCCCACAGTGTGCCGCTGGTAACCTGGACAACAGCAAGGCCGGCGACTGCAAGATGAGTAAAGGAGGGGTCAGCCGGGAGAACAGCACTGTGGACTTCAGCAAG GTGGACATGAACTTCATGAGGAAGATCCCTCCAGGGGCTGAGGCCTCTAACGTGCTGGTCGGTGAGGTAGACTTCCTGGAACGGCCCATAATTGCCTTTGTCCGGCTGTCACCGGCTGTCCTCCTGACGGGCCTGACTGAAGTGCCTGTGCCCACCAG gtttttgtttttgatgttggGTCCTAATGGCAAAGGGGCTCAGTACCATGAGATTGGGAGGTCTATGGCCACGTTGATGACCGATGAG ATATTTCACGATGTTGCATACAAGGCCAAGGACCGCACTGATCTCCTGGCGGGAATCGACGAGTTTCTGGACCAGGTGACTGTGTTGCCGCCAGGAGAATGGGACCCCACAATACGAATCGAGCCCCCGAAGAATGTACCATCTCAG ATGAAGAGAAAGATTCCAACTCTGTCCAATGGCTCGGCCGCACCCTCCGAGACCATGAAGGAAGAGGAGCACTATGCAGGGCCTGAGCTGCAGAGGACGGGACG GATCTTTGGAGGCTTGATCATGGATGTGAAGCGGAAAGTCCCGTACTACTGGAGTGACATCCGCGATGCCCTGAGCCTGCAGTGCCTGGcctccatcctcttcctctacTGCGCCTGCATGTCCCCCGTCATCACATTCGGAGGGCTGCTGGGCGAGGCCACCAAGGGAAACATC AGTGCCATTGAGTCGCTGTTTGGAGCGTCGCTCACGGGCGTGGCCTTCTCGCTGTTTGCTGGACAGCCGCTCACCATCCTTGGCAGCACGGGGCCGGTGCTGGTTTTTGAGAAGATCCTCTTCAAATTCTGCAA GGACTACGGCCTGTCCTACCTGTCCCTGCGCACAAGCATCGGCCTGTGGACGGCCTTCCTGTGCCTGCTGCTGGTCGCCACGGACGCCAGCACCCTGGTCTGCTACATCACACGCTTCACAGAGGAAGCCTTCGCCGCCCTCATCTGCATCATCTTCATCTACGAGGCCCTGGAGAAGCTCTTTCAGCTGGGGGAGGTCTTCCCCATCAACATGCAGAACGACCTGGACAATCTCACCTTCTACAC GTGTCAGTGTTCTCAACCTGCTAACGCCtctgcacacaccctgcagtTCTGGAATGAGACTGGCATCACACTCGAGTCCTTCTCCTGGAGTGAACtcaatgtgtct ATGTGCCAGCACTTCCATGGGGAATTTACAGGCCCGGCCTGTGGACACCACGGCCCCTTCATCCCGGACGTCCTCTTCTGGTCCATCATCCTCTTCTTCACCACATTCTTCCTGTCCTCCTTCCTCAAGCAGTTCAAGACTGAGCGCTACTTCCCCACAAAG GTGCGCTCCACCATCAGTGATTTTGCGGTGTTTCTCACAATAATGATCATGGTACTGGTGGATTACCTGGTTGGGGTCCCCTCTCCAAAACTGAATGTTCCTGACCGCTTTGAG CCCACCTCTAAGCACCGGGGATGGCTGATTGATCCTCTGGGAGAGAACCCCTGGTGGACGGTCCTGGCAGCATTCGTCCCTGCGCTGCTATGCACCATCCTCATCTTCATGGACCAGCAGATCACCGCCGTCATCATCAACCGCAAGGAGCACAAACTGAAG AAAGGCGGTGGGTACCACCTGGACCTCCTGGTGGTGTCTCTGATGCTGGGTGTGTGCTCCATCATGGGCCTGCCCTGGTTCGTGGCGGCCACCgtcctctccatctcccacgTCAACAGCCTGAAGGTGGAGtcggcctgctccgcccccgGGGAGCAGCCCAAGTTCCTGGGCATCCGGGAGCAGAGAGTGACCGGCCTTATGATCTTCGTCCTCATGGGCCTGTCCGTCTTCATGACCTCCGTTCTCAAG TTCATTCCCATGCCAGTTTTATATGGCGTCTTTCTTTACATGGGAGCCTCTTCTCTGAAAGGCATTCAG TTCTTTGATCGGATCAAGCTGTTCGGCATGCCGGCGAAGCACCAGCCGGACCTGATCTACCTGCGCTACGTCCCCTTGTGGAAGGTGCACATCTTCACCCTGGTGCAGCTCTCCTGCCTGGTGATGCTCTGGGTCATCAAGGCCTCTGCAGCGGCTGTTGTCTTTCCCATGATG gtgTTGGCTCTGGTCTTCATTCGTAAGCTGCTGGACTTTGGCTTCACCAATCGGGAGCTGAGCTGGCTGGACGATCTGATGCCCGAgagcaagaagaagaaggaagacgataagaagaagaaggagaag GAAGCACAGCTCATGCTGGAAGAGGAtaaagaggaggaggtgacGATCCCCTACGATGGCGGCAATCCTATAAGGATTGACAGGCAGAAAGCCAG ATCTGACCCCTCTGTAATAAACATTTCTGATGAGGTAACAGGAGCTAGAGCATGCACAGCTGCTGCTATGGATTCTGACAGTGCCGCAGTTCGAAGACACAGTGCAAG CCAGGAGAAGATGGCGTGTGTCAGGATCACCGTGGAGGGAGACCAGAGCGAGGACAGTTTGGATGTAGAGACGTCACTGTGA
- the LOC135261414 gene encoding sodium bicarbonate cotransporter 3-like isoform X1: MEGAGEGEHVLRGQDDEAVVDHGKTSSTSNTNFEKEELESHRAVYVGVHVPLGKESRHKHRHRGHKHHRKRKEPQEESEDGRDSLAQDTPSQRVQFILGTEDDDEEHVPHELFTELDELSFREGREYEWKETARWLKFEEDVEDGGERWSKPYVATLSLHSLFELRSCILNGTVLLDMRANTIEDIADMIMDSMVASNQLDESLREQVREAILKKHHHQNEKKLSNRIPLVRSLADMGKKHSDPHLLDKNGEGLSSSRLSLLKPGSSTSSLFQRRESRVSVLLSHLLPSTSPFPSPFATPQSTPPSARRSPPLVPPPSQKPTPQLLVSCAQGDGIPEVVVFPPEDDESPPPTEEEEAGLACSSLPLPPEGLVVSPQCAAGNLDNSKAGDCKMSKGGVSRENSTVDFSKVDMNFMRKIPPGAEASNVLVGEVDFLERPIIAFVRLSPAVLLTGLTEVPVPTRFLFLMLGPNGKGAQYHEIGRSMATLMTDEIFHDVAYKAKDRTDLLAGIDEFLDQVTVLPPGEWDPTIRIEPPKNVPSQMKRKIPTLSNGSAAPSETMKEEEHYAGPELQRTGRIFGGLIMDVKRKVPYYWSDIRDALSLQCLASILFLYCACMSPVITFGGLLGEATKGNISAIESLFGASLTGVAFSLFAGQPLTILGSTGPVLVFEKILFKFCKDYGLSYLSLRTSIGLWTAFLCLLLVATDASTLVCYITRFTEEAFAALICIIFIYEALEKLFQLGEVFPINMQNDLDNLTFYTCQCSQPANASAHTLQFWNETGITLESFSWSELNVSMCQHFHGEFTGPACGHHGPFIPDVLFWSIILFFTTFFLSSFLKQFKTERYFPTKVRSTISDFAVFLTIMIMVLVDYLVGVPSPKLNVPDRFEPTSKHRGWLIDPLGENPWWTVLAAFVPALLCTILIFMDQQITAVIINRKEHKLKKGGGYHLDLLVVSLMLGVCSIMGLPWFVAATVLSISHVNSLKVESACSAPGEQPKFLGIREQRVTGLMIFVLMGLSVFMTSVLKFIPMPVLYGVFLYMGASSLKGIQFFDRIKLFGMPAKHQPDLIYLRYVPLWKVHIFTLVQLSCLVMLWVIKASAAAVVFPMMVLALVFIRKLLDFGFTNRELSWLDDLMPESKKKKEDDKKKKEKEAQLMLEEDKEEEVTIPYDGGNPIRIDRQKARSDPSVINISDEVTGARACTAAAMDSDSAAVRRHSASQEKMACVRITVEGDQSEDSLDVETSL, translated from the exons ATGGAGGGTGCCGGCGAAGGGGAGCATGTGCTGAGG GGACAAGATGATGAGGCAGTTGTTGATCATGGGAAGACCAGCTCCACAAGCAACACAAACTTTGAGAAAGAAGAACTAGAAA GCCACAGGGCTGTGTACGTGGGAGTCCATGTTCCGCTGGGTAAAGAAAGCAGGCACAAGCATCGCCATCGAGGTCACAAGCACCACCGCAAGAGGAAAGAGCCACAAGAGGAGAGCGAGGATGGCAGAGACTCTCTTGCACAGG acacCCCCTCTCAGCGGGTGCAGTTCATCCTGGGCACGGAGGATGATGACGAGGAGCACGTCCCCCACGAGCTCTTCACCGAGCTGGACGAGCTGTCCTTCCGCGAAGGCCGGGAATACGAGTGGAAGGAGACGGCCAg GTGGCTGAAATTCGAGGAGGACGTGGAGGACGGCGGGGAGCGCTGGAGTAAGCCCTACGTGGCCACGCTGTCCCTGCACAGCCTGTTCGAGCTGCGCAGCTGCATCCTCAACGGCACCGTGCTGCTGGATATGAGGGCCAACACTATTGAGGACAtagcag ACATGATCATGGACAGCATGGTGGCGTCCAATCAGCTGGACGAGTCCCTGAGGGAGCAGGTGCGGGAGGCCATCTTGAAGAAGCACCACCACCAGAACGAGAAGAAGCTGAGCAATCGCATCCCGCTCGTGCGCTCCCTGGCTGACATGGGCAAGAAGCACTCTGACCCCCACCTGCTGGACAAAAACG GGGAAGGCCTGTCCTCTTCCCGTCTCTCCCTCCTGAAACCGggctcctccacctccagccTGTTCCAGAGGCGCGAGTCGCGGGTCTCCGTCCTCCTCAGCCACCTCCTGCCGAGcacctcccccttcccttcGCCCTTCGCCACTCCCCAAAGCACGCCGCCCAGCGCTCGCCGCTCCCCGCCCCTGGTCCCGCCCCCGTCGCAGAAGCCCACCCCCCAGCTGCTGGTGTCCTGTGCCCAGGGGGACGGGATCCCCGAGGTGGTGGTGTTCCCGCCCGAGGACGACGAGTCTCCGCCCCCcaccgaggaagaggaggcaggCCTGGCCTGCTCGTCACTACCACTGCCACCAGAAG GGCTGGTGGTCTCCCCACAGTGTGCCGCTGGTAACCTGGACAACAGCAAGGCCGGCGACTGCAAGATGAGTAAAGGAGGGGTCAGCCGGGAGAACAGCACTGTGGACTTCAGCAAG GTGGACATGAACTTCATGAGGAAGATCCCTCCAGGGGCTGAGGCCTCTAACGTGCTGGTCGGTGAGGTAGACTTCCTGGAACGGCCCATAATTGCCTTTGTCCGGCTGTCACCGGCTGTCCTCCTGACGGGCCTGACTGAAGTGCCTGTGCCCACCAG gtttttgtttttgatgttggGTCCTAATGGCAAAGGGGCTCAGTACCATGAGATTGGGAGGTCTATGGCCACGTTGATGACCGATGAG ATATTTCACGATGTTGCATACAAGGCCAAGGACCGCACTGATCTCCTGGCGGGAATCGACGAGTTTCTGGACCAGGTGACTGTGTTGCCGCCAGGAGAATGGGACCCCACAATACGAATCGAGCCCCCGAAGAATGTACCATCTCAG ATGAAGAGAAAGATTCCAACTCTGTCCAATGGCTCGGCCGCACCCTCCGAGACCATGAAGGAAGAGGAGCACTATGCAGGGCCTGAGCTGCAGAGGACGGGACG GATCTTTGGAGGCTTGATCATGGATGTGAAGCGGAAAGTCCCGTACTACTGGAGTGACATCCGCGATGCCCTGAGCCTGCAGTGCCTGGcctccatcctcttcctctacTGCGCCTGCATGTCCCCCGTCATCACATTCGGAGGGCTGCTGGGCGAGGCCACCAAGGGAAACATC AGTGCCATTGAGTCGCTGTTTGGAGCGTCGCTCACGGGCGTGGCCTTCTCGCTGTTTGCTGGACAGCCGCTCACCATCCTTGGCAGCACGGGGCCGGTGCTGGTTTTTGAGAAGATCCTCTTCAAATTCTGCAA GGACTACGGCCTGTCCTACCTGTCCCTGCGCACAAGCATCGGCCTGTGGACGGCCTTCCTGTGCCTGCTGCTGGTCGCCACGGACGCCAGCACCCTGGTCTGCTACATCACACGCTTCACAGAGGAAGCCTTCGCCGCCCTCATCTGCATCATCTTCATCTACGAGGCCCTGGAGAAGCTCTTTCAGCTGGGGGAGGTCTTCCCCATCAACATGCAGAACGACCTGGACAATCTCACCTTCTACAC GTGTCAGTGTTCTCAACCTGCTAACGCCtctgcacacaccctgcagtTCTGGAATGAGACTGGCATCACACTCGAGTCCTTCTCCTGGAGTGAACtcaatgtgtct ATGTGCCAGCACTTCCATGGGGAATTTACAGGCCCGGCCTGTGGACACCACGGCCCCTTCATCCCGGACGTCCTCTTCTGGTCCATCATCCTCTTCTTCACCACATTCTTCCTGTCCTCCTTCCTCAAGCAGTTCAAGACTGAGCGCTACTTCCCCACAAAG GTGCGCTCCACCATCAGTGATTTTGCGGTGTTTCTCACAATAATGATCATGGTACTGGTGGATTACCTGGTTGGGGTCCCCTCTCCAAAACTGAATGTTCCTGACCGCTTTGAG CCCACCTCTAAGCACCGGGGATGGCTGATTGATCCTCTGGGAGAGAACCCCTGGTGGACGGTCCTGGCAGCATTCGTCCCTGCGCTGCTATGCACCATCCTCATCTTCATGGACCAGCAGATCACCGCCGTCATCATCAACCGCAAGGAGCACAAACTGAAG AAAGGCGGTGGGTACCACCTGGACCTCCTGGTGGTGTCTCTGATGCTGGGTGTGTGCTCCATCATGGGCCTGCCCTGGTTCGTGGCGGCCACCgtcctctccatctcccacgTCAACAGCCTGAAGGTGGAGtcggcctgctccgcccccgGGGAGCAGCCCAAGTTCCTGGGCATCCGGGAGCAGAGAGTGACCGGCCTTATGATCTTCGTCCTCATGGGCCTGTCCGTCTTCATGACCTCCGTTCTCAAG TTCATTCCCATGCCAGTTTTATATGGCGTCTTTCTTTACATGGGAGCCTCTTCTCTGAAAGGCATTCAG TTCTTTGATCGGATCAAGCTGTTCGGCATGCCGGCGAAGCACCAGCCGGACCTGATCTACCTGCGCTACGTCCCCTTGTGGAAGGTGCACATCTTCACCCTGGTGCAGCTCTCCTGCCTGGTGATGCTCTGGGTCATCAAGGCCTCTGCAGCGGCTGTTGTCTTTCCCATGATG gtgTTGGCTCTGGTCTTCATTCGTAAGCTGCTGGACTTTGGCTTCACCAATCGGGAGCTGAGCTGGCTGGACGATCTGATGCCCGAgagcaagaagaagaaggaagacgataagaagaagaaggagaag GAAGCACAGCTCATGCTGGAAGAGGAtaaagaggaggaggtgacGATCCCCTACGATGGCGGCAATCCTATAAGGATTGACAGGCAGAAAGCCAG ATCTGACCCCTCTGTAATAAACATTTCTGATGAGGTAACAGGAGCTAGAGCATGCACAGCTGCTGCTATGGATTCTGACAGTGCCGCAGTTCGAAGACACAGTGCAAG CCAGGAGAAGATGGCGTGTGTCAGGATCACCGTGGAGGGAGACCAGAGCGAGGACAGTTTGGATGTAGAGACGTCACTGTGA
- the LOC135261414 gene encoding sodium bicarbonate cotransporter 3-like isoform X3 — MEGAGEGEHVLRGQDDEAVVDHGKTSSTSNTNFEKEELESHRAVYVGVHVPLGKESRHKHRHRGHKHHRKRKEPQEESEDGRDSLAQDTPSQRVQFILGTEDDDEEHVPHELFTELDELSFREGREYEWKETARWLKFEEDVEDGGERWSKPYVATLSLHSLFELRSCILNGTVLLDMRANTIEDIADMIMDSMVASNQLDESLREQVREAILKKHHHQNEKKLSNRIPLVRSLADMGKKHSDPHLLDKNGEGLSSSRLSLLKPGSSTSSLFQRRESRVSVLLSHLLPSTSPFPSPFATPQSTPPSARRSPPLVPPPSQKPTPQLLVSCAQGDGIPEVVVFPPEDDESPPPTEEEEAGLACSSLPLPPEGLVVSPQCAAGNLDNSKAGDCKMSKGGVSRENSTVDFSKVDMNFMRKIPPGAEASNVLVGEVDFLERPIIAFVRLSPAVLLTGLTEVPVPTRFLFLMLGPNGKGAQYHEIGRSMATLMTDEIFHDVAYKAKDRTDLLAGIDEFLDQVTVLPPGEWDPTIRIEPPKNVPSQMKRKIPTLSNGSAAPSETMKEEEHYAGPELQRTGRIFGGLIMDVKRKVPYYWSDIRDALSLQCLASILFLYCACMSPVITFGGLLGEATKGNISAIESLFGASLTGVAFSLFAGQPLTILGSTGPVLVFEKILFKFCKDYGLSYLSLRTSIGLWTAFLCLLLVATDASTLVCYITRFTEEAFAALICIIFIYEALEKLFQLGEVFPINMQNDLDNLTFYTCQCSQPANASAHTLQFWNETGITLESFSWSELNVSMCQHFHGEFTGPACGHHGPFIPDVLFWSIILFFTTFFLSSFLKQFKTERYFPTKVRSTISDFAVFLTIMIMVLVDYLVGVPSPKLNVPDRFEPTSKHRGWLIDPLGENPWWTVLAAFVPALLCTILIFMDQQITAVIINRKEHKLKLLLAHRKAVGTTWTSWWCL, encoded by the exons ATGGAGGGTGCCGGCGAAGGGGAGCATGTGCTGAGG GGACAAGATGATGAGGCAGTTGTTGATCATGGGAAGACCAGCTCCACAAGCAACACAAACTTTGAGAAAGAAGAACTAGAAA GCCACAGGGCTGTGTACGTGGGAGTCCATGTTCCGCTGGGTAAAGAAAGCAGGCACAAGCATCGCCATCGAGGTCACAAGCACCACCGCAAGAGGAAAGAGCCACAAGAGGAGAGCGAGGATGGCAGAGACTCTCTTGCACAGG acacCCCCTCTCAGCGGGTGCAGTTCATCCTGGGCACGGAGGATGATGACGAGGAGCACGTCCCCCACGAGCTCTTCACCGAGCTGGACGAGCTGTCCTTCCGCGAAGGCCGGGAATACGAGTGGAAGGAGACGGCCAg GTGGCTGAAATTCGAGGAGGACGTGGAGGACGGCGGGGAGCGCTGGAGTAAGCCCTACGTGGCCACGCTGTCCCTGCACAGCCTGTTCGAGCTGCGCAGCTGCATCCTCAACGGCACCGTGCTGCTGGATATGAGGGCCAACACTATTGAGGACAtagcag ACATGATCATGGACAGCATGGTGGCGTCCAATCAGCTGGACGAGTCCCTGAGGGAGCAGGTGCGGGAGGCCATCTTGAAGAAGCACCACCACCAGAACGAGAAGAAGCTGAGCAATCGCATCCCGCTCGTGCGCTCCCTGGCTGACATGGGCAAGAAGCACTCTGACCCCCACCTGCTGGACAAAAACG GGGAAGGCCTGTCCTCTTCCCGTCTCTCCCTCCTGAAACCGggctcctccacctccagccTGTTCCAGAGGCGCGAGTCGCGGGTCTCCGTCCTCCTCAGCCACCTCCTGCCGAGcacctcccccttcccttcGCCCTTCGCCACTCCCCAAAGCACGCCGCCCAGCGCTCGCCGCTCCCCGCCCCTGGTCCCGCCCCCGTCGCAGAAGCCCACCCCCCAGCTGCTGGTGTCCTGTGCCCAGGGGGACGGGATCCCCGAGGTGGTGGTGTTCCCGCCCGAGGACGACGAGTCTCCGCCCCCcaccgaggaagaggaggcaggCCTGGCCTGCTCGTCACTACCACTGCCACCAGAAG GGCTGGTGGTCTCCCCACAGTGTGCCGCTGGTAACCTGGACAACAGCAAGGCCGGCGACTGCAAGATGAGTAAAGGAGGGGTCAGCCGGGAGAACAGCACTGTGGACTTCAGCAAG GTGGACATGAACTTCATGAGGAAGATCCCTCCAGGGGCTGAGGCCTCTAACGTGCTGGTCGGTGAGGTAGACTTCCTGGAACGGCCCATAATTGCCTTTGTCCGGCTGTCACCGGCTGTCCTCCTGACGGGCCTGACTGAAGTGCCTGTGCCCACCAG gtttttgtttttgatgttggGTCCTAATGGCAAAGGGGCTCAGTACCATGAGATTGGGAGGTCTATGGCCACGTTGATGACCGATGAG ATATTTCACGATGTTGCATACAAGGCCAAGGACCGCACTGATCTCCTGGCGGGAATCGACGAGTTTCTGGACCAGGTGACTGTGTTGCCGCCAGGAGAATGGGACCCCACAATACGAATCGAGCCCCCGAAGAATGTACCATCTCAG ATGAAGAGAAAGATTCCAACTCTGTCCAATGGCTCGGCCGCACCCTCCGAGACCATGAAGGAAGAGGAGCACTATGCAGGGCCTGAGCTGCAGAGGACGGGACG GATCTTTGGAGGCTTGATCATGGATGTGAAGCGGAAAGTCCCGTACTACTGGAGTGACATCCGCGATGCCCTGAGCCTGCAGTGCCTGGcctccatcctcttcctctacTGCGCCTGCATGTCCCCCGTCATCACATTCGGAGGGCTGCTGGGCGAGGCCACCAAGGGAAACATC AGTGCCATTGAGTCGCTGTTTGGAGCGTCGCTCACGGGCGTGGCCTTCTCGCTGTTTGCTGGACAGCCGCTCACCATCCTTGGCAGCACGGGGCCGGTGCTGGTTTTTGAGAAGATCCTCTTCAAATTCTGCAA GGACTACGGCCTGTCCTACCTGTCCCTGCGCACAAGCATCGGCCTGTGGACGGCCTTCCTGTGCCTGCTGCTGGTCGCCACGGACGCCAGCACCCTGGTCTGCTACATCACACGCTTCACAGAGGAAGCCTTCGCCGCCCTCATCTGCATCATCTTCATCTACGAGGCCCTGGAGAAGCTCTTTCAGCTGGGGGAGGTCTTCCCCATCAACATGCAGAACGACCTGGACAATCTCACCTTCTACAC GTGTCAGTGTTCTCAACCTGCTAACGCCtctgcacacaccctgcagtTCTGGAATGAGACTGGCATCACACTCGAGTCCTTCTCCTGGAGTGAACtcaatgtgtct ATGTGCCAGCACTTCCATGGGGAATTTACAGGCCCGGCCTGTGGACACCACGGCCCCTTCATCCCGGACGTCCTCTTCTGGTCCATCATCCTCTTCTTCACCACATTCTTCCTGTCCTCCTTCCTCAAGCAGTTCAAGACTGAGCGCTACTTCCCCACAAAG GTGCGCTCCACCATCAGTGATTTTGCGGTGTTTCTCACAATAATGATCATGGTACTGGTGGATTACCTGGTTGGGGTCCCCTCTCCAAAACTGAATGTTCCTGACCGCTTTGAG CCCACCTCTAAGCACCGGGGATGGCTGATTGATCCTCTGGGAGAGAACCCCTGGTGGACGGTCCTGGCAGCATTCGTCCCTGCGCTGCTATGCACCATCCTCATCTTCATGGACCAGCAGATCACCGCCGTCATCATCAACCGCAAGGAGCACAAACTGAAG CTGCTCCTGGCCCACAGAAAGGCGGTGGGTACCACCTGGACCTCCTGGTGGTGTCTCTGA